CACCTGCGCCGCCTCGGCGGCCGAGTAGGGCTGTCGGCACACCACCGGATTACGCAGCAAGCCGTACAATTCAAGCAACACCAGCTCGCACAACGCAAAGTCCGCTGATTCCACCACCGACGCGAGATACTGCCGGACCTCGATGTGCCCGCGGGACTCGGAATCCAACGCCATGAAAAGGATGTTCGTGTCGCAGGAAATCACGATGGATGCTTCTTTCTTGGAGACGACTTGTACCTGCCGCGCGCCTCACGAACCATTCCGCGCGCCTCATGGAGGTCATACCGCCAGTCGGGATTTTCGAAGAAGGCATCCCCTCCCAGCGGACGCGGATCCGGCAAACGCCATGGGCCCGGATCGCTCTCGACATCAGGGAAGCAACAAATCACCGCCTCCAGTGCCCGGCGCACCAACTCGGCAAGGGACCATTCCTTCTTCCGCGCCAACTCCTTGGCGACCCGATACAACTCGTCCGGCAACTGGACCTGCGTCTTAATCATGATGTAAATATTACATCTCCATCATTATAATGTCAATATCGCGGAGGCGCCTTCCCGCTTGGCAACGGAACACAATAAAAAGACTGGACGAGGACCGGAGGATTCCTCAATACTAATTGCGCGGCCGAATACTCAAACGCTTAAGCCATCAGGAGGGGCCATGAACAGCAATCCTGCGCGCAGAACCGCGGCCGAGGTGATTCGCCTGGTTTCGGGTGTGGGCTGGATGGCGCTCTGTGGACTTGGTTCCGGTCGCGCCGAAGCCGCCACCTGGCGGGTGCCGCAAGATTTCCCGGGCATCCAGGCTGCCGTGAACGCCGCCGCGCCGGGCGATACCATCCTGGTCCTCGGCCCCGAGGACGATTGGCATGACCCGGTCATCTACGAGGAGAATATCCTGGTGACCAAGCCGGTCACGCTGTCCTGGAACCGCGAGGCGGACGGGGGCTACATCCGGCCGATCATCCGGCCGCGCGACCGGCGCCGGCCGGCGGTGACGCTCGCCAACTCATCCAACATCGCCCTCATCGGTTTATGCATCCGGAACAAGGGCGGCGTCGGCGTATGGGCCTCCAACACCCGGAACCTTCTGATCCGCGATTGCCTCATTGAGGGGTGCGGGACAGGCC
This is a stretch of genomic DNA from Kiritimatiellia bacterium. It encodes these proteins:
- a CDS encoding antitoxin — encoded protein: MIKTQVQLPDELYRVAKELARKKEWSLAELVRRALEAVICCFPDVESDPGPWRLPDPRPLGGDAFFENPDWRYDLHEARGMVREARGRYKSSPRKKHPS